One Candidatus Deferrimicrobiaceae bacterium genomic region harbors:
- a CDS encoding prephenate dehydrogenase encodes MIAQRIGIVGLGLIGGSLALSLKGKPGAPEVWGCDRRKDTARMAKEAGAIARACTETGIASCDVVVVCVPVIRSVGLIRRLGKRMRPGSVLTDVGSAKAEIVRAGQGSMARGAEFVGGHPIAGTENSGYAAADPSLFRGRTSIITPSGKNSEAALRRVEALWRMTGARVLRMDPETHDHVFAYVSHLPHAVAYSLVHSVATLDSRVPLGYSAGGFRDFTRIASSNPEMWKDIVLQNRTEVLRATAHYRKNFTQLEGLIRRGDEKGLLAYFRKAKRTRDRL; translated from the coding sequence GTGATCGCGCAGCGGATCGGGATCGTGGGGCTGGGGCTCATCGGCGGGTCGCTCGCCCTCTCGCTGAAAGGGAAGCCGGGCGCGCCCGAGGTCTGGGGGTGCGACCGCCGGAAGGACACTGCCCGGATGGCGAAAGAAGCCGGCGCCATCGCCCGTGCCTGCACCGAGACCGGAATCGCGTCGTGCGACGTCGTCGTGGTGTGCGTGCCGGTGATCCGGTCCGTCGGACTCATCCGGCGGCTGGGAAAAAGGATGCGGCCGGGGTCGGTGCTGACCGACGTCGGAAGCGCCAAGGCGGAGATCGTCCGGGCCGGGCAGGGGAGCATGGCGCGCGGAGCGGAGTTCGTCGGCGGGCACCCGATCGCGGGGACCGAAAACTCCGGATACGCCGCGGCGGACCCCTCCCTGTTCCGCGGGAGGACGTCGATCATCACCCCGTCGGGAAAAAACAGCGAGGCGGCCCTGCGGCGCGTCGAGGCGCTGTGGAGAATGACGGGAGCCCGGGTGCTGCGGATGGACCCGGAAACCCACGACCACGTCTTCGCCTACGTCTCCCACCTCCCCCACGCCGTCGCCTACTCCCTCGTCCATTCCGTGGCGACCCTCGATTCCCGGGTCCCTCTCGGGTACTCCGCGGGGGGGTTCCGGGACTTCACGAGGATCGCCTCGAGCAACCCGGAGATGTGGAAGGACATCGTCCTCCAGAACCGGACCGAGGTCCTCCGGGCGACCGCCCACTACCGGAAGAATTTCACGCAGCTCGAGGGGCTCATCCGCCGGGGGGACGAAAAGGGGCTGCTGGCCTATTTCCGGAAGGCGAAGCGGACGAGAGACCGGCTGTAG
- the aroA gene encoding 3-phosphoshikimate 1-carboxyvinyltransferase: MGKTARISGTVTVPGDKSISHRAVMFASMADGQSRIRGFLPAEDTLRTVGMMIALGVDIRESSPTEIRVNGRGMRGFTEPQDVIDAGNSGTTIRIGSGLLAAQPFVSVVTGDPYLRRRPMGRIVLPLTRMGATITGRKGNTLPPLCIQGGDLRGIRHEMPVPSAQVKSSILLAGLHADSPVTVVEPLPSRDHTERMLLSMGARVAREGNEVTVFPAERLHPLAITVPGDISSASFFLVLAASVPGAILHIPGVGVNPGRTGLISVLRRMGAGVRFESPREEGGEPVADIVVEGRGLAATEVPPEEVPALIDEVPAICVAAALAEGRTEIRGAGELRVKESDRIGAMVKELSFLGVPCGEYPDGLWVKGPARITGGQRVESHGDHRIAMAFLVLSAASGVPVEVNDTACIATSFPGFPEKLREVLG, from the coding sequence ATGGGGAAAACGGCGAGGATATCGGGGACCGTCACCGTCCCCGGGGACAAGTCGATCAGCCACCGGGCCGTGATGTTCGCCTCGATGGCCGACGGGCAAAGCCGCATCCGGGGCTTCCTCCCCGCGGAGGACACCCTGCGCACGGTGGGGATGATGATCGCGCTGGGCGTCGATATCCGGGAAAGCTCCCCCACGGAGATCCGCGTCAACGGGCGGGGGATGCGGGGGTTCACCGAGCCGCAGGATGTCATCGACGCGGGGAACTCCGGGACCACGATCCGGATCGGGTCCGGTCTCCTCGCCGCCCAGCCCTTCGTTTCCGTCGTGACGGGCGACCCGTACCTTCGCCGCCGGCCGATGGGGCGCATCGTCCTCCCGCTCACCCGGATGGGCGCTACGATCACCGGGCGGAAGGGGAACACCCTTCCTCCCCTCTGCATCCAGGGGGGGGACCTGCGCGGGATCCGGCACGAGATGCCCGTCCCCTCGGCCCAGGTGAAGTCGTCGATCCTGCTCGCCGGCCTCCACGCCGACTCCCCGGTGACCGTCGTCGAGCCGCTCCCTTCGCGGGACCACACCGAGCGGATGCTCCTGTCGATGGGGGCCAGGGTCGCGCGGGAAGGGAACGAGGTCACCGTCTTCCCGGCCGAGCGGCTCCATCCTCTCGCGATCACCGTCCCGGGGGACATCTCGTCGGCGTCGTTCTTCCTCGTCCTGGCCGCCTCCGTTCCCGGCGCGATCCTCCACATTCCCGGGGTGGGGGTCAACCCGGGAAGAACCGGCCTGATTTCCGTGCTGCGCAGGATGGGCGCGGGCGTCCGGTTCGAGTCTCCCCGGGAAGAGGGGGGCGAGCCGGTGGCCGACATCGTGGTCGAGGGGCGCGGCCTTGCCGCCACGGAAGTTCCCCCCGAGGAGGTCCCCGCGCTGATCGACGAGGTTCCGGCGATCTGCGTGGCCGCCGCCCTGGCGGAGGGCCGCACGGAGATCCGCGGGGCGGGCGAGCTTCGCGTCAAGGAGTCCGACCGGATCGGGGCGATGGTCAAGGAGCTTTCCTTCCTCGGGGTGCCGTGCGGAGAATACCCCGACGGCCTGTGGGTGAAGGGGCCGGCCCGGATCACCGGGGGACAGCGGGTCGAAAGCCACGGGGACCACCGGATCGCCATGGCGTTTCTCGTTCTGTCCGCGGCATCGGGCGTCCCGGTGGAGGTGAACGACACGGCGTGCATCGCCACCTCGTTCCCCGGGTTCCCCGAGAAGTTGCGGGAGGTCCTCGGGTGA
- the cmk gene encoding (d)CMP kinase, protein MRERPIVTIDGPSGAGKTTVSKRLAQRASLTRIDTGAMYRACALAAQRAGISWSEGKRLGALCAELPIGFRREGGEERVTLSGEDVTDAIRTPGISMGASEVSVHLPIREAMVALQRKMGEGGGVVLEGRDTGTVVFPDADAKFFLDAHAAVRALRRYREWGAGEKNTYEEVYRDVLRRDIQDSTRSHSPLRMAEGVVYIDSTTLSVEEVVEEMLRVIPQPAPEAGGGKTS, encoded by the coding sequence GTGAGGGAAAGGCCGATCGTGACGATCGACGGCCCCTCCGGGGCGGGGAAGACGACGGTTTCGAAACGGCTTGCGCAGCGCGCCTCCCTTACCCGGATCGACACGGGTGCGATGTACAGGGCGTGCGCCCTGGCGGCCCAAAGGGCCGGAATTTCCTGGTCCGAAGGGAAGAGGCTCGGCGCCCTGTGCGCGGAGCTTCCGATCGGGTTCCGGCGGGAAGGGGGGGAGGAGCGGGTCACCCTGTCCGGCGAGGACGTGACCGACGCGATCCGCACCCCCGGGATCAGCATGGGGGCGTCGGAGGTGTCCGTCCACCTCCCGATTCGGGAGGCCATGGTGGCCCTCCAGAGGAAGATGGGGGAAGGAGGCGGGGTCGTTCTCGAGGGGCGCGACACGGGGACGGTCGTCTTTCCGGACGCCGACGCGAAGTTCTTCCTCGACGCCCACGCGGCGGTCCGTGCCCTCCGGCGCTACCGCGAGTGGGGGGCGGGGGAAAAGAATACGTACGAGGAGGTCTATCGGGACGTGCTCCGGCGGGACATCCAGGACAGCACGAGGTCGCATTCGCCGCTCCGGATGGCGGAAGGGGTGGTCTACATCGACTCGACGACCCTTTCGGTCGAAGAGGTGGTCGAGGAGATGCTGCGCGTCATTCCGCAGCCCGCGCCCGAAGCCGGGGGGGGCAAGACGTCGTGA
- the ispH gene encoding 4-hydroxy-3-methylbut-2-enyl diphosphate reductase → MRRILIARSAGFCFGVKRAISLANETAGAGEGASPPEPPIYSLGPLIHNPQAVQELEERGVHVVRSVDEIPCGKVIVRSHGITRPDHESLVAKGVRIIDATCPFVNKAQEHARSLSREGYAMIVVGDANHPEVKSIISYIEPGVPVFTSLSDIRDTAGTRKAGIVAQTTQSFENLMKFVSAALAKFPEVRVYNTICHATTLRQKESTAVAGKADVMIVLGGYNSANTRRLAQICKEINPRTHHIETAAELSPDLVAGTTCVGVTAGASTPQWIIDDLVAKIREIWRGEEVGVAYYK, encoded by the coding sequence GTGAGACGCATCCTCATCGCCCGCAGCGCCGGTTTCTGCTTCGGCGTGAAAAGGGCGATCTCGCTGGCCAACGAAACCGCCGGGGCGGGGGAAGGCGCTTCCCCCCCGGAGCCCCCGATCTACTCGCTCGGTCCCCTCATCCACAACCCCCAGGCGGTGCAGGAGCTCGAGGAACGGGGGGTGCATGTCGTCCGGTCGGTGGATGAGATCCCTTGCGGAAAGGTCATCGTCCGCTCCCACGGCATCACCCGGCCGGATCACGAGTCGCTGGTCGCGAAGGGGGTACGGATCATTGACGCCACCTGCCCCTTCGTCAACAAGGCGCAGGAGCACGCACGGTCGTTGAGCCGCGAGGGGTACGCGATGATCGTGGTGGGCGACGCGAACCATCCGGAAGTAAAAAGCATTATCAGCTACATCGAGCCCGGGGTGCCGGTCTTCACCTCGCTTTCCGACATCCGGGACACCGCCGGGACCAGGAAGGCGGGCATCGTCGCGCAGACCACCCAGTCGTTCGAGAACCTGATGAAGTTCGTATCCGCGGCGCTTGCGAAATTCCCCGAGGTGCGCGTCTACAACACGATCTGCCACGCCACGACCCTCCGGCAGAAGGAGTCGACCGCGGTGGCCGGGAAGGCGGACGTCATGATCGTCCTGGGCGGGTACAACAGCGCGAACACGAGGCGCCTCGCGCAGATCTGCAAGGAGATCAACCCCCGGACGCACCACATCGAGACGGCCGCCGAGCTCTCCCCCGACCTCGTGGCGGGGACGACGTGCGTCGGGGTGACGGCGGGGGCCTCCACGCCGCAGTGGATCATCGACGACCTGGTGGCGAAGATCCGGGAGATCTGGCGGGGCGAAGAGGTCGGCGTGGCTTATTACAAATGA
- a CDS encoding 30S ribosomal protein S1 gives MDNKPENQDLPEGKNGKTTEETPETGRADEDFETLYQESLENPEEGEIIHGVVIKVLKEYVAVNINRKSEGMLPLTDLTEEERETLSPGDPLDVMVERYDSSQGFVLLSREKVLRARIWDDLQKAHDEGTPVQGRIVAKVKGGFTVDVGGVKAFLPGSQVDIRPVRDNEAVIDLQGKFKVLKLSRKKANVVVSRRVHLEEERETRKKVLLDSIREGDEVEARVKNITDYGVFMDLGGLDGLMHITDMSYGKIAHPSHMCKVGESLKVKVIRFDRERGRISLGLRQMRPDPWLDIEQRYRVGSRLSGRVTNITRYGAFIELEQGVEGLLHVSEMSWSKRLKDPSEVMKPGDAVDVVVLKLEKENKKISLGYKQLLVNPWEQLRAAHPEGSVVEGVVKNLTDFGAFVDIGEEIDGLVHISDISWNQRVKHPGEVLKKGEKIGAKVLKIDPEAHKFSLGIKHLTPDPWDGVEGRFKKGDHVVGRITRVADFGVFVELAEGVEGLVHISELSKEKVETPGALFKEGDEVGAVVLSVDRANKKISLSIRSYQDGVDRKDVESYLKQPTELQETSTALGEAMRRAQMKMNEE, from the coding sequence ATGGATAACAAACCCGAGAACCAGGACCTCCCCGAGGGGAAAAACGGGAAAACGACCGAGGAAACGCCGGAGACCGGAAGGGCGGACGAGGATTTCGAAACCCTCTACCAGGAAAGCCTCGAGAACCCCGAGGAAGGCGAAATCATCCACGGGGTGGTGATCAAGGTCCTCAAGGAGTACGTGGCGGTCAACATCAACCGGAAGTCCGAGGGGATGCTCCCCCTGACCGACCTGACGGAAGAGGAGAGGGAGACCCTCTCTCCCGGCGATCCTCTCGACGTGATGGTCGAGCGGTACGACTCCTCGCAGGGATTCGTTCTTCTCTCTCGGGAAAAGGTCCTGAGGGCGAGGATCTGGGACGATCTGCAGAAGGCCCACGACGAGGGGACCCCCGTCCAGGGCAGGATCGTGGCAAAGGTGAAGGGCGGCTTCACGGTCGATGTCGGGGGGGTGAAGGCCTTCCTGCCGGGGAGCCAGGTCGACATCCGGCCGGTGCGGGACAACGAGGCCGTGATCGACCTCCAGGGGAAGTTCAAGGTGTTGAAGCTTTCCCGCAAGAAGGCCAACGTCGTCGTGTCGCGCCGGGTCCACCTCGAGGAAGAGCGGGAGACCCGGAAGAAGGTCCTGCTCGACAGCATCCGGGAGGGGGACGAGGTCGAGGCGCGGGTGAAGAACATCACCGATTACGGCGTCTTCATGGACCTGGGCGGACTCGACGGGCTGATGCACATCACCGACATGAGTTACGGCAAGATCGCCCATCCGTCCCACATGTGCAAGGTCGGCGAGTCGCTCAAGGTGAAGGTCATCCGGTTCGACCGGGAGAGGGGGCGCATCTCCCTGGGGCTCAGGCAGATGCGGCCGGACCCCTGGCTCGACATCGAGCAGCGGTACCGCGTGGGAAGCAGGCTCTCGGGCCGCGTCACGAACATCACCCGGTACGGCGCGTTCATCGAGCTCGAGCAGGGCGTGGAGGGTCTCCTCCACGTCTCCGAGATGTCCTGGAGCAAGCGGCTCAAGGACCCCTCCGAGGTCATGAAGCCGGGGGACGCCGTCGACGTCGTGGTCCTGAAGCTGGAAAAGGAGAACAAGAAGATCTCCCTGGGCTACAAGCAACTCCTCGTGAACCCCTGGGAACAGCTCCGGGCGGCGCACCCGGAGGGGTCGGTGGTCGAGGGCGTGGTGAAGAACCTCACCGATTTCGGCGCGTTCGTCGACATCGGCGAGGAGATCGACGGCCTGGTCCACATCTCGGACATCTCCTGGAACCAGCGGGTCAAGCACCCCGGCGAGGTTCTGAAAAAAGGGGAGAAGATCGGGGCGAAGGTGCTCAAGATCGACCCGGAGGCGCACAAGTTCTCGCTCGGGATCAAGCATCTGACCCCGGATCCGTGGGACGGGGTCGAAGGCCGGTTCAAGAAGGGCGACCACGTCGTCGGCCGCATCACCCGGGTGGCCGACTTCGGCGTCTTCGTCGAGCTCGCGGAGGGTGTGGAGGGGCTCGTGCACATCTCCGAGCTTTCCAAGGAGAAGGTCGAAACCCCGGGTGCCCTGTTCAAGGAAGGGGACGAAGTGGGGGCCGTCGTCCTCTCCGTGGACCGCGCCAACAAGAAGATATCCTTAAGCATCCGCTCGTATCAGGACGGTGTGGATCGCAAGGACGTGGAATCCTACCTGAAGCAGCCCACCGAGCTGCAGGAAACGTCGACCGCTCTGGGGGAGGCGATGCGCCGGGCCCAGATGAAGATGAACGAGGAGTGA
- the sppA gene encoding signal peptide peptidase SppA, protein MSAERFSYTPSRPRRPLLRGCLIMVLVLGAVFGLLAVVSKMQGFSFVRGEKVAILPISGLITDSEGTIEQLKKFAKDDSVKAIVVRLNTPGGGVGPSQEIYEEVRKIRGKKVVVASMGALAASGGYYIACGADKIFANPGTITGSIGVLMQFVNVKDLIEKIGVKGFVIKSGSFKDTGSPVREMSPEERKLLQSVIDNVHSQFVNAVVEGRKLPREDVLAIADGRILSGEQAKELGLVDALGNQEDAVAEAGKMAKIEGEPRVVTPPKKKFSILDLLREEAKSIIDEKLAQTRTRIDYLAQ, encoded by the coding sequence ATGAGCGCAGAAAGGTTTTCCTACACCCCGTCGCGCCCGCGGCGGCCGCTCCTTCGCGGGTGCCTGATCATGGTCCTCGTCCTGGGGGCGGTCTTCGGCCTTCTCGCCGTCGTGTCGAAGATGCAGGGGTTCTCCTTCGTGCGGGGGGAGAAGGTCGCCATCCTTCCGATCAGCGGGCTGATCACCGACTCCGAGGGGACGATCGAGCAGCTGAAGAAATTCGCCAAGGACGACTCGGTGAAAGCGATCGTCGTGCGGCTCAACACGCCCGGAGGGGGGGTGGGCCCCTCCCAGGAGATCTACGAGGAAGTCCGGAAGATCCGCGGGAAGAAGGTGGTCGTGGCGTCCATGGGCGCGCTGGCGGCCTCGGGAGGGTATTACATCGCCTGCGGGGCCGACAAGATCTTCGCCAACCCCGGGACGATCACCGGCTCGATCGGGGTCCTCATGCAGTTCGTGAACGTGAAGGATTTGATCGAGAAGATCGGGGTGAAGGGGTTCGTGATCAAGAGCGGCAGCTTCAAGGACACCGGCTCCCCGGTCCGGGAGATGAGCCCGGAGGAGAGGAAGCTCCTCCAGAGCGTGATCGACAACGTCCACTCCCAGTTCGTGAACGCCGTGGTCGAGGGGCGCAAGCTTCCGCGCGAGGACGTCCTGGCGATCGCGGACGGCCGCATCCTCTCCGGGGAGCAGGCGAAGGAGCTGGGCCTGGTCGACGCGCTGGGCAACCAGGAGGATGCCGTGGCCGAGGCGGGGAAGATGGCGAAGATCGAAGGGGAGCCCCGGGTCGTCACTCCCCCGAAGAAAAAGTTTTCCATTCTGGATTTGCTAAGGGAAGAGGCGAAAAGTATAATCGACGAGAAATTGGCGCAGACCCGTACCCGGATCGACTACCTTGCACAATAA
- a CDS encoding integration host factor subunit beta, whose protein sequence is MTKSDLVQKLSEKISTLTKKECEVIVDTVFQNMRDALHRGEKIEIRGFGSFTVRLRRAKEGRNPKTGEKVSIPEKRIPFFKVGKELRELVNG, encoded by the coding sequence ATGACGAAAAGCGATCTGGTGCAAAAACTGTCGGAGAAGATCTCCACCCTGACCAAGAAGGAGTGCGAGGTCATCGTGGACACGGTCTTCCAGAACATGAGGGACGCCCTGCATCGGGGGGAGAAGATCGAGATCCGGGGCTTCGGCAGTTTTACGGTCCGCCTTCGTCGGGCCAAGGAGGGACGGAACCCCAAGACCGGGGAGAAAGTCTCCATTCCCGAGAAGCGGATCCCTTTTTTCAAAGTCGGCAAGGAACTGCGGGAACTGGTCAACGGCTGA
- a CDS encoding HIT domain-containing protein, which produces MERMFSPWRMEYVRGGGSGGPRCIFCLGEEDRRDPERLVLGIYPNTLAICNRYPYNNGHVLVAPRRHVDDLTLLSGEELRELISLVALGSKALAEEYSPEGLNVGMNLGKVAGAGITEHLHIHLIPRWGGDTSFMTSALTTRVLPESLPQTHGRLSVRFGALTP; this is translated from the coding sequence ATGGAAAGGATGTTCTCTCCCTGGCGGATGGAGTATGTCCGGGGGGGCGGCTCGGGCGGGCCCCGGTGCATCTTCTGCCTCGGGGAGGAGGACCGCCGGGACCCCGAGCGTCTGGTCCTGGGCATCTATCCGAACACGCTCGCGATCTGCAACCGGTATCCCTATAACAACGGGCACGTGCTTGTCGCCCCGCGCCGTCACGTCGACGACCTGACCCTCCTGTCGGGGGAGGAACTGAGAGAGCTCATCTCCCTCGTCGCGCTGGGGTCGAAGGCCCTCGCGGAGGAGTACTCCCCCGAGGGGTTGAACGTGGGGATGAATTTGGGCAAGGTCGCCGGGGCGGGGATCACCGAACACCTCCACATCCACCTCATTCCCCGCTGGGGCGGGGACACCAGTTTCATGACATCCGCCTTGACGACGAGGGTCCTCCCCGAGTCGCTCCCGCAGACGCACGGCCGGCTGTCGGTCCGTTTCGGTGCGCTGACGCCGTAA
- the mutS gene encoding DNA mismatch repair protein MutS — MSTQLTPAMRQYVEIKSRYRDCILFFRMGDFYEMFFEDAIRASRLLDIALTSRDKEANIPMCGIPYHARNAYLSKLIRQGCKVAICEQIEEPGGRGLFRREVTEVVTPGLVFHEECLDARGNNFLAAVRFAPPFAYAALDATTGEFFYEACDSPESLADALYLLAPAEFVFREGEGAPPAAGAGGAKGRLGRILEGKLATSLSPVAVDGFSVPRTIEGLPGADHPAHGAVLAALYYLHLHQPAALAEVSRATEREGRRYLAMDETAVRTLEVFSTLSGERKGSLLWAVDRTRTPMGARLLRAWISAPLVDVARIGERNGAVAELAENPADRRELGGRLSGMPDLSRLASRLAQDRSGPRDVVSLSAALAILPGIRELLAGAASPLLAGAKDRLGDHGEVVGKITAALVDPAPAGMKDGSVIRPGHDSRVDELSHLLTHGKGMLAEMEARERQRTGISNLKVRYNRVFGYYLEVSRSHLERVPGDYVRKQTLVNAERFITPELKDFEAKVLRAEEECNAREEELFLALREELKEYLPEITRAAEAVAEIDVLSSFAELAAGSGYCRPVMNEGREIVIENGRHPVVERILGRHAFVPNDCRLAPDGTQLALITGPNMAGKSTYIRQVALIVLLAHAGSFVPAERAEIGVVDRIFTRIGASDDISRGESTFMVEMRETSRILAGLTPRTLVVLDEVGRGTSTFDGLSIAWAVAEFLHESPHRPKVLFATHFHEVTDIARTSPRAKNFHVSVREWQGEIIFLRRIDEGSASKSYGIQVARLAGLPDPVIARARDILKNLESAEYNEYGLPSIAGPGFPGSAERSQMELFGGRKGAPDDDAVLEEIRKADADRLSPLDALLHLAAWKERLAKGKR; from the coding sequence ATGTCTACCCAGCTCACTCCCGCGATGCGGCAGTACGTGGAGATCAAGTCCCGGTACCGGGACTGCATCCTCTTCTTCCGCATGGGCGATTTCTACGAGATGTTCTTCGAGGACGCCATCCGGGCCTCCCGCCTGCTTGACATCGCGCTCACCTCCCGCGACAAGGAGGCGAACATCCCGATGTGCGGGATCCCGTACCACGCCCGCAACGCCTATCTCTCGAAACTGATCCGGCAGGGGTGCAAGGTGGCGATCTGCGAGCAGATCGAGGAGCCGGGGGGCCGGGGGCTGTTCCGCCGGGAGGTGACCGAGGTCGTGACCCCCGGGCTTGTCTTCCACGAGGAGTGCCTGGACGCACGCGGGAACAACTTCCTGGCCGCCGTGCGGTTTGCCCCCCCCTTCGCCTATGCGGCCCTCGACGCCACGACGGGGGAGTTCTTCTACGAGGCGTGCGACTCGCCGGAAAGCCTGGCCGACGCCCTGTACCTCCTGGCCCCCGCCGAGTTCGTCTTCCGGGAAGGGGAGGGGGCGCCGCCGGCCGCGGGGGCCGGCGGGGCGAAGGGGCGGCTCGGGAGGATCCTGGAGGGAAAGCTCGCCACATCGCTGTCCCCCGTCGCCGTCGACGGCTTTTCCGTCCCGCGGACGATCGAGGGCCTGCCGGGGGCCGACCACCCCGCGCACGGCGCGGTCCTCGCCGCGCTGTATTACCTGCACCTGCATCAGCCCGCCGCGCTCGCGGAAGTGTCGCGCGCGACCGAACGGGAGGGGCGCCGGTACCTGGCGATGGACGAGACCGCCGTGCGGACGCTCGAGGTCTTCTCGACGCTGTCCGGGGAGCGCAAAGGGAGCCTCCTATGGGCGGTGGACCGCACCCGGACGCCGATGGGGGCGAGGCTCCTTCGGGCCTGGATCTCCGCGCCCCTCGTCGACGTGGCGCGGATCGGGGAGAGGAACGGGGCGGTCGCCGAGCTCGCGGAGAACCCCGCGGACCGCCGGGAGCTCGGAGGCCGGCTCTCCGGCATGCCGGACCTGTCCCGGCTGGCGTCCCGGCTCGCCCAGGATCGATCGGGCCCGAGGGACGTCGTTTCCCTGTCCGCGGCGCTTGCGATCCTGCCCGGCATCCGGGAGCTGTTGGCCGGCGCGGCCTCCCCCCTGCTCGCGGGGGCGAAGGACCGTCTCGGGGACCACGGGGAGGTCGTCGGGAAGATCACCGCGGCGCTTGTCGACCCCGCCCCCGCGGGGATGAAGGACGGAAGCGTAATCCGCCCGGGGCACGATTCGCGCGTCGACGAACTGTCGCACCTGCTCACCCACGGGAAGGGGATGCTCGCGGAGATGGAGGCGCGGGAGCGGCAGCGGACCGGGATTTCGAATCTCAAGGTCCGGTACAACCGCGTCTTCGGATACTATCTCGAGGTGTCGCGCTCCCATCTCGAGCGGGTGCCGGGCGACTATGTCCGGAAGCAGACCCTGGTGAACGCGGAGCGCTTCATCACGCCGGAGCTCAAGGACTTCGAGGCGAAGGTGCTGCGGGCCGAGGAGGAGTGCAACGCGCGGGAGGAGGAGCTTTTCCTCGCGCTGCGCGAGGAGCTGAAGGAATATCTGCCGGAGATCACCCGGGCGGCGGAAGCGGTCGCGGAGATCGACGTCCTGTCGTCGTTCGCGGAGCTGGCCGCGGGCAGCGGCTACTGCCGGCCGGTCATGAACGAGGGACGGGAGATCGTCATCGAGAACGGCAGGCACCCCGTGGTCGAGCGGATTCTGGGCCGCCACGCCTTCGTCCCCAACGACTGCCGGCTTGCCCCCGACGGGACCCAGCTCGCCCTGATCACGGGGCCCAACATGGCCGGGAAGTCCACCTACATCCGGCAGGTGGCGCTCATCGTTCTCCTGGCCCACGCGGGCTCCTTCGTGCCCGCCGAGCGGGCGGAGATCGGCGTGGTCGACCGGATCTTCACCCGGATCGGCGCGTCCGACGACATCTCCCGGGGGGAGAGCACCTTCATGGTGGAGATGCGGGAGACCTCCCGGATCCTGGCGGGCCTGACCCCGCGCACGCTCGTCGTGCTCGACGAGGTGGGGAGGGGGACGAGCACCTTCGACGGCCTCTCCATCGCCTGGGCGGTGGCGGAGTTCCTCCACGAGTCCCCGCACCGGCCCAAGGTCCTCTTCGCCACGCACTTCCACGAGGTCACCGACATCGCGCGGACCTCCCCGCGGGCGAAGAACTTTCACGTCTCCGTCCGGGAGTGGCAGGGGGAGATCATCTTCCTGCGCCGCATCGACGAGGGGAGCGCGAGCAAGTCGTACGGGATCCAGGTGGCCCGGCTGGCGGGGCTGCCCGACCCCGTAATCGCAAGAGCCCGAGATATTTTGAAAAATCTCGAATCCGCCGAGTATAATGAATACGGGCTGCCCAGCATCGCCGGACCCGGCTTCCCGGGAAGCGCCGAAAGGAGCCAGATGGAGCTGTTCGGCGGACGCAAGGGGGCCCCGGACGACGACGCCGTGCTCGAGGAGATCCGGAAGGCCGACGCCGATCGGCTGTCGCCCCTGGACGCACTCCTGCACCTGGCGGCGTGGAAAGAGAGGTTGGCAAAGGGGAAACGTTGA